Proteins from one Triticum aestivum cultivar Chinese Spring chromosome 7A, IWGSC CS RefSeq v2.1, whole genome shotgun sequence genomic window:
- the LOC123154197 gene encoding uncharacterized protein isoform X2, translated as MGKLMKAFGKGTSAACVEDCEDSDGDPFVPNDFVEDDPFQASEESHMDDPDLEKALYEFYVSHKVNCLKRKITNAGARNVISSGRRETIGGDERIGGGEKGCLPMFFLLL; from the exons ATGGGGAAACTCATGAAGGCTTTTGGTAAGGGCACTTCTGCTGCTTGTGTTGAAGATTGTGAAGATTCAGATGGGGATCCTTTTGTCCCCAATGATTTTGTCGAGGATGATCCTTTTCAAGCTTCGGAG GAAAGTCATATGGATGATCCTGATTTGGAGAAAGCTTTGTATGAGTTCTACGTGTCTCAT AAAGTGAATTGCTTAAAACGGAAGATTACAAATGCTGGAGCTCGCAATGTG ATTTCTTCAGGCAGGAGGGAGACGATAGGAGGTGATGAACGCATCGGAGGGGGCGAGAAGGGGTGTTTACCTATGTTTTTCCTGCTTCTCTAG
- the LOC123154197 gene encoding uncharacterized protein isoform X1: MGKLMKAFGKGTSAACVEDCEDSDGDPFVPNDFVEDDPFQASEESHMDDPDLEKALYEFYVSHKVNCLKRKITNAGARNVKRKRSSDFPVAITFTRYSGKLFSTVIGGLSLRQVRVLQSYKADCLLKFVRTEVPLRFVKW, encoded by the exons ATGGGGAAACTCATGAAGGCTTTTGGTAAGGGCACTTCTGCTGCTTGTGTTGAAGATTGTGAAGATTCAGATGGGGATCCTTTTGTCCCCAATGATTTTGTCGAGGATGATCCTTTTCAAGCTTCGGAG GAAAGTCATATGGATGATCCTGATTTGGAGAAAGCTTTGTATGAGTTCTACGTGTCTCAT AAAGTGAATTGCTTAAAACGGAAGATTACAAATGCTGGAGCTCGCAATGTG AAGCGCAAGAGGTCTTCTGATTTTCCTGTAGCCATTACATTCACTAGATACTCTGGCAAGTTGTTCTCCACCGTTATTGGTGGCTTGTCTCTTAGGCAAGTCCGTGTTCTTCAGAGCTACAAGGCAGATTGCCTTCTCAAATTTGTGAGGACAGAGGTGCCTCTTAGGTTTGTCAAATGGTAG